A region from the Flavobacterium enshiense genome encodes:
- a CDS encoding Lrp/AsnC family transcriptional regulator: protein MTFDAIDKKLLKLLQSDSKQTTKELSLKLNLSVTAVYERIKKLEKEGIIDKYVALVNRNKIEKGFVVFCHLKLLQHTKEFINQFEKEVVQLNEVLECFHVSGDYDYILKVCVKDMEEYREFMVTKLTTLQHIGSTHSTFMIGEVKNTTAFYM, encoded by the coding sequence ATGACTTTTGATGCAATCGATAAAAAATTACTGAAATTACTGCAATCAGACAGTAAACAGACAACAAAAGAGCTTTCCCTGAAATTGAATCTTTCAGTTACTGCCGTGTACGAACGTATCAAAAAACTTGAAAAAGAAGGTATAATTGATAAGTACGTTGCTTTGGTCAATAGAAACAAGATTGAAAAAGGGTTTGTGGTATTCTGTCATCTGAAATTATTACAACATACCAAAGAATTCATCAATCAGTTTGAGAAAGAAGTGGTTCAGCTGAATGAAGTTTTGGAATGCTTTCACGTAAGTGGTGATTACGATTATATTCTGAAAGTGTGCGTTAAAGACATGGAGGAATACCGCGAATTCATGGTTACAAAACTCACTACGTTACAACATATTGGAAGTACACACAGTACTTTTATGATCGGCGAAGTAAAGAACACTACAGCTTTTTATATGTAA
- the lpdA gene encoding dihydrolipoyl dehydrogenase yields MSSFDVVIIGSGPGGYVAAIRCAQLGMKTAIIEKYSTLGGTCLNVGCIPSKALLASSHHYEELQHFADHGIEVSGDVKVNLEKMIARKQAVVDQTSGGVKYLMDKNNITVYNGVGSFENATTINVTKADGSVEKIEAKNTIIATGSKPSSLPFIKIDKERIITSTEALKLPKVPEHLVIIGGGVIGLELGQVYLRLGAKVSVVEFMDRIIPGMDGGLSKELTKVLKKQGMKFYTSHKVQAVDRAGEGVVVKAENAKGEIITLEGDYALVSVGRRPYTDGLNAEKAGVKITERGQVEVNDHLQTSASNIYAIGDVVRGAMLAHKAEEEGVMVAEYLSGQKPHIDYNLIPGVVYTWPEVAAVGKTEEQLKEAGVAYKSGSFPFKALGRARASADIEGFVKILADAKTDEVLGIHMIGARAADLIAEAVTAMEFRASAEDISRMSHAHPTFAEAIKEAALAATDNRALHV; encoded by the coding sequence ATGAGTTCATTTGACGTAGTTATTATTGGTTCAGGTCCCGGCGGGTACGTAGCAGCAATCCGTTGTGCACAGTTGGGAATGAAAACTGCCATTATCGAAAAATATTCAACCCTTGGAGGTACCTGTCTTAATGTAGGATGTATTCCGTCTAAAGCATTACTGGCTTCCTCTCACCATTACGAAGAATTACAGCACTTTGCAGATCACGGAATCGAGGTTTCAGGAGACGTAAAAGTGAATTTAGAGAAAATGATTGCCCGCAAACAGGCAGTTGTTGACCAAACTTCAGGAGGAGTAAAATATTTAATGGACAAAAATAACATCACTGTATACAATGGTGTTGGTTCATTCGAAAATGCAACTACAATCAATGTGACTAAAGCAGATGGTTCAGTAGAGAAAATTGAAGCTAAGAACACTATTATTGCTACAGGTTCAAAACCATCTTCTTTGCCTTTTATCAAAATTGATAAAGAAAGAATCATTACATCTACCGAAGCTTTAAAATTACCAAAAGTCCCAGAACACCTTGTAATTATTGGTGGTGGAGTAATCGGATTAGAGTTAGGACAGGTATACTTACGTTTAGGTGCTAAAGTTTCTGTTGTTGAGTTTATGGACAGAATCATTCCTGGTATGGACGGAGGTTTGTCTAAAGAACTGACAAAAGTGTTGAAAAAACAGGGAATGAAATTCTACACTTCTCACAAAGTACAAGCTGTTGACAGAGCAGGAGAAGGTGTGGTTGTGAAAGCAGAAAACGCAAAAGGAGAAATTATCACTTTAGAAGGTGACTATGCTTTGGTTTCTGTTGGTCGTCGTCCTTATACTGATGGATTGAACGCTGAGAAAGCCGGAGTTAAAATTACAGAAAGAGGTCAGGTTGAAGTAAACGATCATTTACAAACATCGGCTTCTAACATTTATGCTATTGGTGACGTAGTTCGCGGAGCCATGTTAGCGCACAAAGCGGAAGAAGAAGGAGTAATGGTTGCTGAATATTTATCGGGTCAAAAACCACATATCGATTATAACTTAATCCCTGGAGTTGTTTACACTTGGCCGGAAGTTGCTGCTGTTGGTAAAACCGAAGAGCAATTGAAAGAAGCAGGAGTAGCTTACAAATCAGGAAGCTTTCCGTTCAAAGCTTTAGGTCGTGCACGTGCAAGTGCTGACATCGAAGGTTTTGTGAAAATCCTTGCCGATGCTAAAACGGATGAAGTATTAGGTATCCACATGATTGGTGCCCGTGCAGCAGATTTAATCGCTGAAGCAGTAACAGCTATGGAATTCCGTGCTTCTGCAGAAGATATCTCAAGAATGTCTCACGCGCACCCAACGTTCGCTGAAGCTATCAAAGAAGCAGCTTTAGCAGCTACGGATAACAGAGCGTTACACGTATAA
- a CDS encoding DoxX family protein, whose amino-acid sequence MKVATIIIRVLLGSLLLFASISYFLTYGEQPALAGDLKTVFEGFKATKYLLTLVKIIELLSGLSFLTGKFIKLFSLVFLPVSINILLMNVFLIPAGLPIAMFVFLGNIFLIYRSWESYKGILGS is encoded by the coding sequence ATGAAAGTCGCAACTATTATCATCAGGGTACTTTTGGGGTCGCTGTTGCTGTTTGCTTCCATTTCGTACTTTTTGACCTATGGGGAACAACCGGCACTTGCAGGCGACCTGAAAACCGTTTTTGAGGGATTCAAAGCCACAAAGTATTTGCTTACATTGGTAAAAATCATTGAATTACTGAGCGGACTGTCTTTCCTTACCGGGAAATTCATTAAACTATTCAGTCTCGTATTTTTACCGGTTTCAATAAATATTTTACTTATGAATGTTTTTTTGATTCCGGCGGGACTTCCAATTGCGATGTTTGTCTTTTTGGGAAATATTTTTCTGATTTACAGAAGTTGGGAAAGTTATAAAGGAATATTGGGTAGTTAG
- a CDS encoding DUF4349 domain-containing protein produces MKTVTGLALALLVIGIAVSCKEKMEEKVDYPTSETTETVSPEVVSSSAAVEKKDSDRKFIRTADIKFKVKNVAKSTYAIEDATTKFGGFVTYTNLQSEISERNETKVSKDSILETIKYQVKNDITIRVPNTKLDTVIKTIAKQIDFLDFRVIKADDVSLQFLANQMEQNRSVSNEKRLEKAIDTKGKKLNSVIDAEQTLADKKEQNDSSKLKNLSLKDQVNFSTLTLQIYQNEAIKHEMLASEESIDAYRPHIGLQLLDSLKTGWYFLENIIAFIVSLWGFILILFGGYFIYKKYYKTKS; encoded by the coding sequence ATGAAAACAGTCACCGGACTTGCCCTGGCTTTGCTTGTAATTGGCATAGCAGTTTCCTGCAAGGAAAAAATGGAAGAAAAAGTAGATTATCCCACATCAGAAACTACAGAAACCGTTTCCCCCGAAGTCGTTTCATCTTCGGCGGCGGTTGAAAAAAAAGATTCAGACCGGAAATTCATAAGGACGGCCGACATAAAATTCAAAGTCAAAAACGTTGCTAAATCGACTTATGCTATTGAAGATGCCACGACTAAATTTGGAGGCTTTGTAACTTATACCAATCTGCAGAGTGAAATTTCGGAAAGAAACGAGACTAAAGTCAGTAAAGACAGTATTTTAGAAACTATAAAATATCAGGTTAAGAACGATATTACTATTCGCGTTCCCAATACCAAATTGGATACGGTAATCAAAACGATTGCCAAGCAGATTGATTTCCTTGATTTCAGGGTAATCAAAGCCGATGATGTTTCGCTGCAATTCTTAGCCAACCAGATGGAACAAAACCGATCTGTGTCCAACGAAAAAAGACTTGAGAAAGCCATTGATACCAAAGGAAAGAAACTTAATTCTGTAATCGATGCTGAACAGACACTAGCCGACAAAAAAGAACAGAACGACAGTAGTAAATTGAAGAATCTCTCGTTAAAGGATCAGGTTAATTTCAGCACCTTGACCCTTCAGATTTATCAGAACGAAGCCATCAAACACGAAATGCTGGCCAGCGAAGAAAGTATTGATGCTTACAGACCTCATATAGGTTTACAGCTGCTGGATTCCCTAAAAACGGGTTGGTATTTCCTGGAGAATATCATTGCTTTTATAGTTAGTTTGTGGGGCTTTATTCTGATTCTTTTCGGAGGTTATTTTATCTACAAAAAATACTACAAAACTAAAAGCTAA
- a CDS encoding tetratricopeptide repeat protein, producing the protein MKKQIIFLMFAFALFLSCKKEVPKPVETAKTGTNSMSCAPPVVDAKWYESDNKAPLFKGMDVINYPITTKNPEVQKYFNQGLALAYGFNHAEAARSFHYATKLDPECAMAFWGFAYVLGPNYNAGMEPDNYERAYKAIQQAIKLQDKVSEKEKALINALSKRYVAKPVEDRSKLDITYSNAMKEVNSKYPEDININALYAESVMDLHPWDLYEKNGTPKPWTPEIISLMEKILKKDPKHIGANHFYIHAVEASNEPQRGYASAKFFDDGNAAAFGHLVHMPSHIYIRTGDYHKGTMANINACKVDSDYVAMCHAQGAYPISYYPHNYHFMAGTATLEGNSKWAMVGATETAKLVHPENMIIPGLETLQHYYMIPYFVSVKFGKWDDILKMKLVSDTLKYPKAISHYARGMAYLGKNDLRKAKSELMRLQVLSNDKSLEKMTIWQINSMSSIANIAANVLNAEILAHERDYTQSIHLLQKAIVIEDGLNYNEPPDWFFSVRHHLGAIFIEDGKYNEAIKVYEEDLKRLPKNGWAYHGLKLAYEKLNNQTKVKEMEQLIAKSWATADIKLTSSRIK; encoded by the coding sequence ATGAAAAAACAAATTATCTTCCTGATGTTTGCATTTGCCCTATTTCTTTCGTGCAAAAAAGAAGTTCCTAAACCTGTTGAAACTGCAAAAACTGGAACAAACAGCATGAGCTGTGCCCCGCCGGTTGTTGATGCAAAATGGTATGAGTCCGATAATAAAGCACCGCTCTTCAAAGGCATGGATGTTATTAATTATCCCATAACTACCAAGAATCCGGAAGTACAAAAGTATTTTAATCAGGGATTAGCACTGGCTTATGGTTTTAATCATGCCGAAGCAGCCCGATCTTTTCATTATGCCACAAAACTTGATCCCGAATGCGCAATGGCTTTTTGGGGATTTGCTTATGTGCTTGGCCCGAATTACAACGCCGGAATGGAACCCGACAATTACGAAAGAGCCTACAAAGCAATTCAGCAAGCAATAAAACTACAAGATAAAGTCAGCGAAAAAGAAAAGGCATTAATCAACGCATTATCAAAAAGATATGTAGCCAAACCGGTTGAGGATCGAAGCAAATTGGACATTACCTATTCGAATGCGATGAAGGAAGTCAACAGCAAATATCCAGAGGATATCAATATTAATGCTTTGTATGCCGAATCGGTGATGGATTTGCATCCTTGGGATTTATACGAGAAGAACGGCACCCCAAAACCCTGGACTCCGGAAATCATTTCTCTGATGGAGAAAATTTTGAAGAAAGATCCTAAACACATTGGTGCTAACCACTTTTACATTCACGCTGTTGAGGCTTCTAATGAACCACAGCGAGGTTATGCCTCAGCTAAATTCTTTGACGACGGAAATGCGGCTGCTTTCGGACATTTGGTACATATGCCTTCGCACATTTACATCCGAACTGGTGATTATCATAAAGGTACCATGGCCAACATTAATGCCTGTAAAGTAGACAGCGATTATGTGGCCATGTGCCATGCGCAAGGCGCTTATCCAATCAGCTACTACCCTCACAATTATCATTTCATGGCGGGAACAGCCACGCTGGAAGGCAACTCAAAATGGGCAATGGTTGGCGCCACTGAAACTGCAAAATTAGTGCATCCTGAAAACATGATCATTCCTGGATTGGAAACCTTACAGCATTATTATATGATTCCATATTTCGTTTCGGTGAAATTTGGAAAATGGGATGATATCCTGAAGATGAAATTGGTTTCAGACACTTTAAAATACCCGAAAGCCATTTCACACTATGCCAGAGGAATGGCTTATTTAGGAAAAAACGATTTACGCAAAGCCAAATCAGAATTGATGAGACTACAAGTGTTATCCAACGACAAATCGCTTGAGAAAATGACCATTTGGCAAATCAATTCAATGAGTTCCATCGCAAATATTGCGGCCAATGTATTGAATGCCGAAATTTTAGCACACGAAAGAGATTATACCCAAAGCATCCATTTACTTCAAAAAGCCATCGTTATTGAAGACGGTCTGAATTACAATGAACCACCAGATTGGTTTTTCTCTGTCCGCCATCATTTGGGAGCCATTTTTATTGAAGACGGCAAATATAATGAAGCCATTAAAGTTTATGAAGAAGATCTAAAACGATTACCTAAAAACGGCTGGGCTTACCACGGATTGAAATTGGCTTATGAGAAACTGAACAACCAAACGAAAGTAAAAGAAATGGAACAGCTTATTGCGAAAAGCTGGGCTACAGCAGATATAAAGCTAACATCCTCAAGAATAAAATAA
- a CDS encoding choice-of-anchor B family protein, which translates to MKRILLAGIVLMSEFIFAQTPCTNGLAGIFPCNKIDLQANLNFSQIGGDTSTKGSGCWGWTDPLTNKEYAIMGCTTHTAIVDITVPHAPVYLGKINSTNNTSSIWREVNVYNNYLYIVSEASGHGMQIFNLTRLRGVTTPQVFTPDGRYTGFGSCHTVAINATSGYAYCNGSNTYGGGPHVISLQNPLAPTLSFGYAAQGYTHDAQIVTYDGPDTDYTGHEIFIGANGRENKVVILDVTNKSNPVLISTFTYPNASYTHQGWFTADKKYWMLGDEMDEVDLGFNSKTIIIDMTDLNNPVLKGNYFGPTKAIEHNGYVVGNDYFLANYTAGIRIINTSNITATGTMNEIGYFDTYPSNDSAAFDGVWNIYPFFPSGNIIMSDISRGLFIVKKNTVLSNDDFEKNAIGIYPNPTDNQVRISYEKGIKLIEVFDLLGKKVKEISNLEVQEYSFEVSNLDSGIYLIRINNEISKKLIVK; encoded by the coding sequence ATGAAAAGAATTTTACTTGCCGGCATTGTATTAATGTCTGAATTCATATTTGCCCAAACTCCATGTACAAATGGCTTGGCCGGAATCTTTCCGTGTAACAAAATTGATTTACAAGCTAACTTGAATTTTTCTCAGATTGGTGGAGATACTTCAACTAAAGGAAGTGGCTGCTGGGGATGGACAGACCCCCTGACCAATAAAGAATATGCGATAATGGGGTGTACAACTCACACTGCAATTGTTGATATTACAGTTCCGCATGCTCCTGTTTATTTGGGTAAAATTAATTCGACTAATAATACTAGCAGCATTTGGAGGGAAGTTAACGTGTATAACAATTATTTATATATCGTTAGTGAAGCATCAGGACACGGTATGCAGATTTTTAATCTGACACGTTTAAGAGGAGTGACTACTCCTCAGGTTTTTACTCCGGATGGGCGTTATACCGGTTTTGGAAGTTGCCATACAGTAGCCATTAATGCTACTTCGGGGTACGCTTATTGTAACGGTTCCAATACTTACGGCGGTGGACCTCATGTTATAAGTCTGCAAAATCCGTTAGCCCCGACTTTATCGTTTGGATATGCAGCTCAGGGCTATACCCACGATGCTCAGATTGTAACCTACGACGGGCCAGATACGGATTATACAGGGCATGAGATTTTTATCGGAGCCAATGGCCGTGAAAATAAAGTGGTTATTTTGGATGTTACCAATAAGTCAAATCCGGTTTTAATCTCAACTTTTACATACCCAAATGCTTCTTATACACACCAAGGCTGGTTTACTGCCGATAAAAAGTATTGGATGTTGGGAGATGAAATGGATGAAGTGGATTTAGGATTTAATTCCAAAACGATAATTATAGACATGACTGATTTGAATAATCCTGTTTTAAAAGGGAATTATTTTGGACCAACCAAGGCTATAGAGCATAACGGTTATGTAGTAGGTAACGACTACTTTTTGGCAAATTACACTGCAGGAATACGTATTATTAATACTTCTAACATCACAGCAACAGGTACGATGAATGAAATTGGATATTTCGATACATATCCAAGTAATGATTCCGCTGCATTTGATGGAGTCTGGAATATTTATCCGTTTTTTCCAAGTGGTAACATCATCATGAGCGATATAAGTAGAGGGTTGTTCATTGTAAAGAAAAATACAGTTTTAAGTAATGATGATTTTGAGAAAAATGCAATAGGAATTTATCCTAACCCTACAGATAATCAGGTACGTATTAGCTATGAAAAAGGCATTAAGCTGATAGAAGTTTTTGATCTTCTTGGAAAAAAAGTAAAAGAAATTTCAAATCTGGAGGTACAGGAATATTCGTTTGAGGTATCCAATTTGGATTCTGGAATTTATCTGATCAGAATAAATAATGAGATTTCTAAGAAACTGATAGTGAAATGA
- a CDS encoding anthranilate synthase component I family protein: MRVSVFKPIAAPDLFKAKLLAWAQQFREIVFLDSNNYPQHYGSYDCVLACDAFTSIKTDYHNAFEDLKQYQQQAKDWLFGYLSYDLKNDTEDLKSQNFDGLHFPDLFFFQPKKLFLLKGNELEICYLNMCDDELEDDFVKIVEREEEKGISQSSVTIQQRISRESYLEKVGEMLKHIHRGDIYEANFCMEFFAENAQINPFEIYEKLNAISEPPFAVFFKNNTNYLLSASPERYLRKEGLKVISQPIKGTAKRVFDSEMDEQSKTELSQNPKERSENIMIVDLVRNDLSHTATKGSVQVEELCGIYTFKQVHQMISTVVSEVKESTSPLEIIKTTFPMGSMTGAPKISAMKIIEELEETKRGLYSGAVGYFTPNNDFDFNVVIRSILYNSKEKYVSFSVGSAITAESKPESEYEECLLKAKAMREVLS; the protein is encoded by the coding sequence TTGAGAGTTTCAGTTTTTAAACCGATTGCAGCGCCGGATTTGTTCAAAGCCAAACTATTGGCCTGGGCGCAGCAATTCAGAGAAATCGTTTTTCTGGACAGCAACAATTACCCGCAACATTACGGAAGTTATGATTGTGTTTTGGCCTGTGATGCTTTTACTTCCATAAAAACAGATTATCACAATGCTTTTGAAGATTTAAAGCAATATCAGCAGCAAGCTAAAGATTGGCTTTTTGGCTATTTGTCGTACGATTTAAAAAACGACACTGAAGATTTGAAGTCTCAGAATTTTGATGGCCTGCATTTTCCGGATTTGTTTTTCTTTCAGCCAAAGAAACTTTTCCTGTTGAAAGGGAATGAATTGGAAATCTGTTATCTGAACATGTGTGATGATGAATTGGAAGATGATTTTGTAAAAATAGTCGAAAGGGAAGAGGAAAAAGGGATAAGTCAGTCATCAGTAACTATTCAGCAGCGTATTTCAAGAGAAAGTTATCTTGAAAAAGTAGGTGAAATGCTCAAGCACATTCATCGCGGGGATATTTATGAGGCAAATTTCTGCATGGAATTCTTTGCCGAAAACGCCCAAATCAATCCATTTGAAATTTATGAAAAACTAAATGCCATTTCGGAACCTCCGTTCGCGGTATTTTTTAAGAACAACACCAACTATTTGCTTTCAGCTTCGCCGGAGCGTTATCTCCGCAAGGAAGGTCTTAAAGTTATTTCTCAACCCATAAAAGGTACGGCAAAACGAGTTTTTGATTCGGAAATGGATGAACAGTCCAAAACAGAATTGTCTCAAAATCCCAAAGAACGTTCAGAGAATATCATGATAGTCGATTTGGTTCGCAATGATTTGTCTCATACCGCTACAAAAGGTTCCGTTCAGGTAGAAGAACTTTGTGGTATTTATACGTTTAAACAAGTGCACCAAATGATTTCGACCGTGGTTTCCGAGGTTAAGGAATCGACATCTCCTTTGGAAATCATCAAAACAACTTTTCCTATGGGAAGTATGACCGGAGCTCCAAAAATTTCGGCTATGAAAATCATTGAAGAACTAGAGGAAACCAAACGCGGTTTATACAGTGGGGCAGTGGGGTATTTCACCCCAAACAACGATTTCGATTTCAATGTGGTGATCCGAAGTATTTTGTACAATTCCAAGGAGAAATATGTTTCGTTTTCCGTGGGAAGTGCTATTACGGCAGAATCCAAACCGGAAAGTGAATACGAGGAATGCCTGTTGAAGGCTAAAGCGATGAGGGAAGTGTTGAGTTGA
- a CDS encoding four helix bundle protein: MNSYRDLIVWKKSMLLVTSIYKLASKFPDDEKFGLISQIKRSAVSIPSNIAEGYGRNYRKDYSRFLQISKGSLFENQTQLEIAANLSFLNEEELKEIKELSIEVEKMLNSLIKKME, translated from the coding sequence ATGAACAGTTATAGAGATTTGATAGTTTGGAAGAAGTCGATGTTGTTAGTGACTTCAATATATAAATTAGCAAGTAAATTTCCCGATGACGAAAAGTTTGGGTTAATATCACAAATTAAAAGAAGTGCTGTTTCAATCCCTTCAAATATAGCTGAAGGATATGGAAGAAATTACAGGAAAGATTATTCAAGATTTCTTCAAATTTCAAAAGGGTCACTTTTTGAAAATCAAACACAATTAGAAATTGCAGCAAATCTTTCATTTCTAAATGAAGAAGAATTAAAAGAAATTAAGGAACTTTCTATAGAAGTAGAAAAAATGCTAAATTCGTTAATTAAAAAAATGGAGTAG
- the tilS gene encoding tRNA lysidine(34) synthetase TilS, which produces MLQKLQNHLNKDLPFLKGKKLLLAVSGGIDSMVLVHLLHQLQFDVSVAHCNFNLRRDESNGDEEFVKSFCKNLNIGFFVNNFDTKRYADLHKLSIQVAARQLRYNWFNELLEKEGFDYLLTAHHLDDSIETFLINFTRGTGLDGLTGIPQQNDKIIRPFLIFTREEIENYSKENQIEWREDSSNVSDKYLRNKLRHKVIPILKELNPGFSDSFLQTIENLQQSESMIDDASRIVYRKVVEDVDDQKRINLSKLMVLPNYQAYLYQWLKPFGFKAWKDIYDLVEAQSGKQVFSERYRLLKDRDTLILTEKKEFEKEVYAVYEEAENSKIPLKISVCDKEDIAYGNKDIIFVDKDTLKFPLEFRKWEEGDYFYPFGITGKKKLSKYFKDEKFSLIEKENTWLLCSENLVVWLVGKRADRRFSVNEKTQTIIKIELK; this is translated from the coding sequence ATGCTTCAAAAATTACAAAATCATCTGAATAAAGACCTTCCTTTCTTAAAAGGAAAAAAACTCCTTTTGGCTGTTAGCGGAGGTATCGACAGTATGGTTTTGGTTCATCTTTTACATCAGTTACAATTTGATGTTTCGGTTGCGCATTGCAATTTTAATTTAAGACGTGATGAGAGTAATGGCGACGAAGAATTTGTAAAATCATTTTGCAAAAATTTAAACATTGGTTTTTTTGTAAATAATTTTGATACAAAAAGATATGCTGATTTACATAAACTGTCTATTCAGGTAGCTGCACGACAGCTTCGATATAACTGGTTTAATGAATTACTGGAAAAAGAAGGCTTTGATTATTTGCTAACAGCACATCATTTAGACGATTCCATCGAAACGTTTTTAATCAATTTTACGAGAGGAACGGGCTTGGACGGATTAACCGGAATACCACAGCAAAATGATAAGATTATACGTCCGTTTTTGATTTTTACACGCGAAGAAATTGAAAATTACTCCAAAGAAAATCAAATAGAGTGGCGGGAAGATAGTAGTAATGTGTCAGACAAATATCTGCGCAACAAACTCCGCCACAAAGTGATTCCTATTTTAAAAGAACTGAATCCCGGTTTTTCAGATTCCTTTTTACAAACAATCGAAAATCTACAGCAATCGGAATCGATGATTGATGACGCTTCACGGATTGTTTACCGAAAAGTGGTGGAGGATGTTGATGATCAGAAGAGAATAAATCTTTCGAAATTAATGGTTTTACCTAATTATCAGGCGTATTTGTATCAATGGCTTAAGCCTTTCGGGTTTAAGGCCTGGAAAGATATTTATGATTTGGTTGAGGCACAATCCGGGAAACAGGTTTTTTCGGAACGGTACCGACTGCTGAAAGACCGTGACACTCTCATTTTAACGGAAAAAAAAGAATTTGAAAAGGAAGTTTATGCTGTTTATGAAGAGGCTGAAAACAGTAAAATTCCATTGAAAATATCAGTTTGTGACAAAGAAGATATTGCTTACGGTAACAAAGACATTATCTTTGTTGATAAAGATACGTTAAAGTTTCCTTTAGAATTTCGCAAATGGGAAGAAGGTGATTATTTTTACCCCTTCGGAATTACCGGAAAGAAAAAGCTCAGCAAGTATTTTAAAGATGAAAAATTCTCGCTGATTGAAAAAGAAAATACGTGGCTTTTATGTTCTGAAAATCTGGTGGTTTGGTTGGTTGGAAAACGAGCCGACAGACGATTTTCAGTTAATGAAAAGACACAAACTATTATAAAAATTGAATTAAAATAA